In Nocardia sp. XZ_19_385, the sequence CTGTCGTCCGCGGGCAGGTCCACCAGCATGGTCAAGCCGCCGCCCGGGGTCGGTTCGGCGTGCACTGTGCCACCCATCGCCTCCACGAAGCCGCGCACCACGGACAGTCCGAGGCCGACACCGGTGGTGTTGTCGCGGTCGCCGAGGCGCTGAAACGGTTCGAACAACTGCTCTTCGCTGCCGGGCGCGACCCCTGGTCCGGTGTCCACCACCGCGATCGACACCCGGTTGCCGGTGGTTTCCGCGGTCACCCGGACCGGAGTGTCCCGGGGCGAGTGCCGCAGCGCGTTGTCGACGAGGTTGGCCAGCACACGCTCCAGCAGACCTGGGTCGGCGCGTACCGACACCTCGCCGACCTCCACCCGCACCCGATTCATCGCCGCCCGGCGCAGACCGCGCGCGCCCATGCCGACGCTCACCAGCGCCCGATGCGCCACCTCGTCCATGTACACCTGCCGCAGTTGCGGTGTCACCACCCCGACTGCGAGGCGGGACGAATCGAGCAGGTTGCCGACCAGCGCGGTCAGCTGGTCCACGGATTCCTCGATGGTTTCCAGCAATTCGGCGGTGTCCTCGGTGGAGAACTCGATGTCGTCGCTGCGCAGGCTCGACACCGCGGCCTTCGCCCCGGCGAGCGGCGTGCGCAGATCGTGGCTGACCGCGGAGAGCAGCGCCCGCCGCAACCGGTCCGCTTCCAGCAACGCCGCGGCGGCACCGGCCTCCTCGGCGAGCCGCGCCTGGCGCACCAACGCGGCCGCCTGGTTGGCCACCGCGTTGAGCACGGGCCGGTCGCCGGATTCGATCGTCCGCCCGGACAACAGCAGCAAGCTGGACGCGTCACCGGCCTCGATCGTGGTGTCCGCGTCGGTAACCCGTTGCGGCGGGTTCTCCCCGGTCCCGGCGATCACCCGGTCACCGCACAGCATGCTCACCGACTTCTGTCCGTAGGTCTCGCGGATCTGTTCCAGCAACTTCGGCAGGTCCGCGCCGTAGAGCACCGCGCCGGAGAACATGGTCAGCAGTTCGGCCTGCCGCGACGCCTTGCGCGCCTGCCGGGTCTGCTTCGCGGACACCTCGACCAGCGCCGCCACCGCCACCGCCACGATGAGCAGCACCGCAACAGTGACGAAGCTGTCCGGCTCGGAGATGGTGAGGCTGTACCGGGGCGGGGCGAAGAACCAGTTCAACAGCATCCCGGACAGCAGGGCCGAAAACACCGCGGGCACAACGCCGCCCAGCAGTGCGACCGCTACGACCCCGACGAAGAACAGGGCGCTGAGCCCACCGAGTTCCAGGACGCGATCGAGCAGCATGCAGATCCCGCAGACCAGCAACGGGATCAGCAACGCGCCGATCCACGCGGTCACCGGTTGCTTCGCGGAGAACGGCAACCGTCGAGCGCCGGAGTTGGCTTGCTCGTGCGTCACCATGTGCACGTCGATCTTGCCGGAGCGCTGCACCACCGCCGAGCCGATGCCCTCGTCGAAGATCCGCGCCCAGCGCGAGCGCCGCGAGGTGCCCAGCACCAGCTGTGTGGCATTCACCTCACGCGCGAATTCCAGCAGCGCCGTGGGCACATCGTCGCCGGTCACGGTGTGCAGGCTGGAGTTCAAACTCGCCGCCAGCTCGCGCAGCCGGTGCAACCGCTCGGTCGACACCCCGGCCAGACCGTCGCCGCGCACCACATGCACCAGCACCAGATCGGCGCTCGATTTCGTCGCGATGCGACTGGCGCGACGGACCACCGTCTCCGATTCCGGGCCGCCGGTCACCGCGACGACAACGCGTTCGCGGGCCTCCCACAGCTCCGTGATCTTGTGGTCCGCGCGGTATTTCGCCAGCGCGGAATCCACCTGATCGGCCAGCCACAGCAGCGCCAATTCCCTTAGCGCGGTGAGATTTCCGGGCCGGAAGTAATTCCGCAGCGCCGCGTCGACCTTCTCGGCCTTGTAGACGTTGCCGTGGGACATCCTGCGCCGCAACGCTTCCGGCGTGATGTCGACCAGTTCGACCTGATCCGCCCCGCGCACCACCGCGTCCGGCACGGTTTCCTGCTGCTGGATGCCGGTGATCTGCTCGACCACATCGTTGAGGCTCTCCAGGTGCTGCACATTGACGGTGGACACCACGTCGATGCCCGCCGCGAGTAGCTCTTCCACGTCCTGCCAGCGCTTTTCGTGCTCGCTGCCGGGCGCGTTGGTGTGCGCGAGCTCGTCGACGAGCACCACCTGCGGGTGGCGGGCCAGCACCGCCTCGACATCGAGCTCGGGTAGTTCGGTGCCGCGATAGGACACCAGCTTCGGCGGGATCCGCTCCAAACCCTCCAGCAGTCCGGCGGTCTTGGGACGCCCGTGCGTCTCGACCACCGCGGCCACCACGTCGCGGCCGCGTTCCAGCCGCCGATGCGCCTCGCCGAGCATGGCGTAGGTCTTGCCCACGCCCGGCGCCGCGCCGAGGTAGATCCGAAGTTGACCGCGTTTCACTGATCCATCATTGCGCGTCGCCGGGTCGATCGGCTCGCGCGCATCGACCCGCGTGTTTCGAGCCCGCGAATGATCAGCGCACAAGCGATGAACCCGGCGAGCACGGCGATGGTGACAGCTGACACAACGAACCCCTCTGAACAATCCGACCTGGTGAGCACTCCACTGTCGGGCCCGGTGGGCGAGTTGCCCAGGATCTTTACGGTGTGTTGACGAATTGTCCTCGAACTTTGACGGCATCCTTTCAGCTATCTCGACCCGGGTGTCAAGAAATCGTCAATGCGCGCGGGCACGGCGCTAAGGACTCGTCAGGACACCCGGCCGGGACGCCTGCAACGGCTTGACTCGCCCTGGCGCGCTCCCCTCCGGAGCGCGAATGGAGGTTGTGGAATTCATGTCTGTCGTGGTGTTCACGGTGGTCACCGTGGCGGTTTTCGCGCTGCTCGGCCTGATCCAGCGCGGGGTGGAACGGCTGTGATCGCGAATCTGATCGGTCTGATTCTGGCCATCGGCGTCGCGATCTACATGGTCGCGGCCCTGCTCTTCCCCGAGAGGTTCTAGGTGAACACGACTACCGCGGGGATCGTCTTCCTCGCTTCGCTGGTCCTCGCGCTCGTCCTGGTGCACAAGCCGTTCGGCGACTACATGTACCGGGTCTACAACAGCAGCAAGCACTCTCGTGCGGAGCGCGTCGTCTACCGCCTGATCGGCGTGCAACCCGAGGTCGAGCAGACCTGGCCGGTGTACGCGCGCAGCGTGCTCGCCTTCTCCGCGATCAGCGTCTTCTTCCTCTACTTCTTCCTGCTGCTGCAGGGCCACCTGCCCTGGCATCTCGACGACCCCGGCACCCCGATGACGGCCGGACTGGCATGGAACACCGCGATCAGTTTCGTGACGAACACGAACTGGCAGAACTACGCGGGCGAATCCACCCTGGGCCACCTGGTGCAGATGGGCGGGCTGGCGGTACAGAACTTCGTGTCGGCCGCGGTCGGTATGTCCGTGGCGATGGCGCTGGTGCGCGGTTTCGCGCGCCGGCACACCGGGGAACTCGGCAACTTCTGGGTGGACCTGGTGCGCGGCACCTTGCGCATCCTGCTGCCGATCGCGTTTGTGTCCGCGCTCGTGCTGGTCGCGGGCGGTGTCGTCCAGAACTTCCACCTGCACGATCAGGTGGCCCAAACCCTCGGCGGCGCAACGCAGACCATTCCGGGCGGCCCGGTGGCCAGCCAGGAGGTGATCAAGGAGCTCGGCACCAACGGCGGCGGCTTCTACAACACCAACTCCGCGCACCCGTTCGAGAACCCGGACACCTGGATCAACTGGATCGAGATCTTCCTGATTCTGCTGATCAGCTTCTCGCTGCCGCGCACCTTCGGCCGCATGGTCGGCTCACCCAAGCAGGGGTACGCGATCGCGGCGGTGATGGGCACCCTCGCGCTGCTGAGCGTGACGCTGATGAACGTCTTCCAGTTGCAGCACCACGGCACCGTGCCGACCGCGGCCGGCGCCGCGATGGAGGGCGTGGAACAGCGCTTCGGCGTATCGAATTCAGCCACCTTCGCCTCGGCGACCACGTTGACCTCCACCGGTGCGGTGGACTCGTTCCACGATTCCTACACCAGCCTCGGCGGCATGATGGCGATGTTCAACATGCAACTCGGCGAAATCGCGCCCGGCGGTGTGGGTTCCGGGCTCTACGGCATGCTGATCCTCGCGGTCATCACGGTGTTCATCGCCGGGCTGATGGTCGGGCGGACGCCGGAGTATCTGGGTAAGAAGATCACGCCGCGCGAAATCAAGCTCGCCGCTGCGTATTTCCTGATCAGCCCGCTGATCGTGCTGGTGGGGACGGCCGTTGCGATGGCTATGCCCGGGCAGCGGGCGGCGATGCTGAACTCCGGACCGCACGGGCTCTCGGAAGTGTTGTACGCCTTCATCTCCGCGGCGAACAACAACGGTTCGGCGTTCGCGGGCCTGTCCGCCAACACCGACTGGTACAACACCGCGCTCGGGCTGGCCATGGCCTTCGGCCGGTTCCTGCCCATCATCTTCGTGCTCGCCCTGGCCGGTTCGCTGGCCCAGCAGGGCCAGACCCCCGAGTCGATCGGGACGCTGCCCACGCACCGGCCGCAGTTCGTCGGCATGGTCGTCGGAGTCACGTTCATCCTGGTCGCGCTCACCTTCCTGCCCGCGCTCGCGCTCGGGCCGCTCGCCGAGGGAATCCACTGAAATGTCCAGTACCGCAGTAGAAGAGGCCGAGACCACCGCGCAGAAACCGCGGAACGAGAAGAGCGGCCTGCTCGACCCCAAGATGATGCTGAAGTCACTGCCCGACGCGATCCGCAAACTGGATCCGCGCACGCTGTGGCGCAATCCGGTGATGCTCATCGTCGAACTCGGCGCCGTCTGGGCGACCGTGCTCGCGATCGCGCAGCCGTCCTTCTTCGCGTGGGCGATCGTCGTATGGCTGTGGCTCACCGTGATTTTCGCCAATCTCGCCGAGGCGGTAGCCGAGGGTCGGGGCAAGGCGCAAGCCGACTCGTTGCGAAAAGCCAAGACCGACACCGTCGCCCGCCGATTGGTGAACTGGTCGCCAGGTGCGTCCGCTCAGGAGGAATCCGTCGCGGCCCCCGAGTTGCGGCGCGGCGACTACGTTGTGGTCGAGGCCGGGCAGATCATCCCCGGTGACGGTGATGTGGTCGAAGGCATTGCCTCGGTGGACGAGTCGGCCATCACCGGCGAATCCGCACCCGTCATCCGGGAATCCGGGGGTGACCGTTCCGCGGTCACCGGCGGCACCACGGTGCTGTCGGACCGGATCGTCGTGCAGATCACCCAGGAGCCCGGCGCCAGCTTCATCGACAAGATGATCGCGCTGGTCGAGGGCGCGTCCCGGCAGAAGACGCCGAACGAGATCGCGCTGAACATCCTGCTCGCCGCGTTGACGCTGATCTTCGTGTTCGCGGTGGTGACCTTGCAGCCGCTGGCGATCTACGCCAAGCAGAACAACCCCGGCGTCGCCGACGCCCTGGCGCTGGACGGCAACGGCATCACCGGCATCGCGCTGGTTTCGCTGCTGGTCTGCCTGATCCCCACCACCATCGGCGCACTGCTCTCGGCCATCGGCATCGCGGGCATGGACCGGCTGGTGCAGCGCAATGTGCTGGCCATGTCCGGGCGTGCGGTCGAAGCGGCCGGTGACGTGAACACGCTGCTGCTCGACAAGACCGGTACCATCACTCTCGGCAACCGCCAGGCCTCGGCTTTCGATCCGGTCCCCGGAGTGACCGAAGCCGAATTGGCCGACGCGGCACAGCTTTCCAGCCTCGCCGACGAGACCCCGGAGGGCCGCTCCATCGTGGTCTACGCGAAGGCGGCCTACGGTCTGCGGGAGCGCTCCCCCGGCGAGCTGACACATGCGGACTGGGTGGAATTCACTGCCCAGACCCGGATGTCGGGTGTGGACGTCGACAGCAGGCAGTTACGCAAGGGCGCGGCCAGCGCGGTCACCGAATGGGTGCGTGCCCAAGGCGGTTCGGTCCCACCGGAACTCGGTGCGATCGTGGACGGCATCTCCGCATCCGGTGGTACCCCGCTGGTCGTCGGCGAGGCCGTCGACGGCACCGCCCGGGTACTCGGCGTGATCCACCTCAAGGACGTCGTCAAGCAGGGCATGCGTGAGCGATTCGACGAAATGCGCCGTATGGGCATCCGCACCGTCATGATCACCGGCGACAATCCCTTGACCGCCAAGGCGATTGCCGACGAAGCCGGAGTCGACGACTTCCTCGCCGAAGCCACCCCCGAGGACAAGCTGGCGCTGATCAAGTCCGAACAGGACGGCGGACGGCTGGTCGCGATGACCGGCGACGGCACCAACGACGCCCCCGCCCTGGCCCAAGCCGACGTGGGCGTCGCGATGAACACCGGCACCTCGGCGGCCAAAGAGGCCGGCAACATGGTCGATCTGGACTCCGATCCGACCAAGCTGATCGAGATCGTGGAGATCGGCAAGCAGCTGCTCATCACCCGCGGCGCGCTGACCACGTTCTCCATCGCCAACGACATCGCCAAGTACTTCGCGATCATTCCCGCGCTGTTCGTGGCGCTGTTCCCAGGCCTGGGCCTGCTCAACGTCATGCGGCTGCACAGCCCGCAGTCGGCGATCCTGTCCGCGGTCATCTTCAACGCGCTGGTCATCATCGCGCTGATTCCGCTGGCGCTGCGCGGCGTGAACTACACGCCGTCCAACGCGTCGAAGCTGTTGAGCCGCAACCTGTTGATCTACGGGCTCGGCGGCATCGTCGCGCCGTTCATCGGCATCAAACTCATCGACCTGATCGTCCAACACCTCCCTGGGATGTCCTGAAATGCGACTGTCAACCTGGATCCGGCAGCATCTCGCCGCGCTGCGCGCACTATTGGTCCTCACCGCCATCACCGGAATCGTCTATCCCCTGGCGGTTTACGCCTTCGCCCAGCTCCCCGGACTGCACGACGGAGCCGAGGGGTCACTGCAGCGGGTCGATGGAAAGGTGGTGGGCTCCAGCCTGATCGGGCAGTCCTTCACCGATTCCGACGGCAAGGCGCTGCCGCAGTACTTCCAGAGCCGGCCGTCCGCGGCGGGTGACGGGTACGACCCGATGTCCAGCTCCGCGAGCAATCTCGGGCCCGAGGACATCATCGATACCGATTCGCGCAAAAGCCTTTTGACGCAGGTGTGCACGCGAAGCAAGGAGATCGGCGACCGTGAGGGGGTCGACGGATCCCGGCCGTTCTGCACCGAAGAGGGTGTCGGAGCCGTGCTTTCGGTCATCGGGCCGCGCGATAAGGATGGCGATGTCTCGCGTCCGACCCGCGTGGTCAGTGTGAACGAGGCCTGCCCGGCAACGCCGTTCCTCGGCTCCTACCGGGGTGTTCCGGTGGAATGCGCGAAGCCGGGCGAGGACTATTCGGCCGGGCGGATCGTGCCCATTCGTGGTGCCGCACCCGCCGACTCCGCCGTCCCCGCCGACGCCGTGACCGCCAGTGGCAGTGGCCTGGACCCGAACATCTCGCCCGAGTACGCGGCCATTCAGGTCGCGCGGATCGCCGAGGTGCGCGGGATCACCTTCGACCAGGTGCAGGAAGTCGTTGCGGCACATAGCAAAGGCCGCACCATCGGGTTCCTCGGTGAGCCACGGGTGAACGTGCTGCAGTTGAACATGGAGCTGGATCGGCGGTACCCGGTCAAGGGGTGAGCTGTCAGGGTGTGTCCGGCCTGGGGATGTAGATGCCCGCGGCGCGGAGCTTGGCTTCGATGAGCGCGACCACCTGCGCCGCGGCGGACTCCTGCTCCTCGCCGTGGTGGGCGATGATCCGATACCGGGTCGCGGCTTCGGTGCGGGCTTGCATCCCGGTCAGGATCTTCAGTTGCTCCGGGTTGGCCAGGTAGTGGTCTGCCATCGTATCCGCGAGTTCGGGGATGCGAGGGTCATCCGGTTCCCAGGTCGCGACCTGGGAACCGCGCAGGCTGATGGCGACGAACTGCGGGTCTTCCAGGGCTTTCCCGAGGTGCGTGAGGTATTCGTCGAAACTTTCCGGCACCAGGGCCTTGGCCAGCACCCAACCCTCCCGGGCGGCCGCGACCTCCTCCGGGGCGAAGCCGAGGCCGGGCATCCGCTCCAGCAGTGCCACCGCGCGATCGGGGAGCAGCGCCCGGTTGCCGTCGGCGAGCCGGTGCAGGGTGTCGCGCCGGGCGGTCAGTTCCTCGATCCGCGCGGTGAGGTCCCGTTCGACGCCTGCGAGCGCGGCGGCGAACTGCGCGGCGTCGGCGTCGAGCAGGGGCCCGATCTCGGCCAGCGGCACGCCGGCCGCGGCCAGCGTCCGGACCTGGACCAGGCGCAACAGGTCCGCTGAGGCGTAGCGGCGATAGCCGGAGCTGTCGCGATCGGGTTCCTCGACCAGGCCTTGCTTGTGATAGTGCCGCACGGTCTTGACCGTGACGCCGACGAAGGCCGCCGCCTGCCCGATCGTGACCCCGTTGCTCATCGGCGCTTGATGCCGCTCGCGAAGGACAGGAGCGTGTCCAGCACCGGTGTCGGTGTGAAAGAGGCGGCGACGACTTGCGCCTTGCCTGCCAGTCCAACAACGTAGCGGGCCTTCGGTTTACGCGCGGTGAGTGCGCGCTCCACATCGTCGACGACGGTCTTGACCGGGGCCGCGATCTTCTGGACCTGCGCCGCCATCTTGCGCATGCCCGCCAGCTGCGGCCCGTACAGCTCGCGCTGTGCGGGCGTCAGACGTTCCAGGCCGGCGTCGACCATGTCCAGCGCCCCGCCCCACATGTCGGTTTCGGTCGGGCCGGGCTCCACCATCGACACCGGAATTCCCCACGGCCGCAACTCGATTCGCAGCGCGTCGACCATGCCCTCGAGCGCGAATTTCGAGGAGTTGTAGGCGCCGGTCCCCGGGGTCGAGATGCGCCCGCTGAGCGAGGACACGAACACGATCCGGCCCTTGTTCGTCCGTAGTCGCGGCAGCACGGCCTGGGTCACCGCGATCGTCCCGAAGACGTTCACCTCGAACTGCCGCCGCAGATCGTCCACGGTGAGCGTCTCCACCGGGCCATCGACCACGATGCCCGCGTTGTTGACGACAGCATCCAGCTCAGCGGGCAGTACCTCATCGAGTGCGGCGATCTGTCCGGCGTCGGTGATATCCAGCACAATCGGGACAATCGCCGAGTGTTCGGCGGCCAGCGCCTCCCCATCGGCGATCTTTCGCACTCCGGCATATACCCGCCAGCCCTTTTCGGCCAAACGTAGCGAAAGCGCCTTACCGATACCGCGTCCCGCCCCGGTCACCAACACAGATTTCATGCGCCGAGCCTAATGGCCGTAACTATCGCCGGGCATCGCCCGATCGAATCCATAGGGGTTCGTCGGTGGGAGTCGCGATGGGTAACGAAGGCGGTCGGTCCGACGCGCCCACACAAGGTTTCCTCAGCGACGTCCTCCGACATGCAAACGCCTTCCGACCTGTACTCGGGGCCTGCGCCTGCCTCGCGATTTTCATCGGTGGCGTCGTCGCTTTCGCGAACACAGCGGAGGAGAACGTCCCGTATCGGGTCAACCACCCGGTGGTCATCAAACCACTCACGACAACCCCGACGCCGGAAACCAGCCCGGCGCCGCCGAGCTAGCGGCCCGGGGCGTCCTTCCGTAATCCGTAGAGCGCGAGCAGCGGCTTCAGTGGCATCCACTCACCGAACCGATACTCCGCGCCGGGAACGAGCCTTGATGCCAGATCAGGGTCCTGCCGCGCGAGGTAGCGCCGGGCCTTCTCCGCGTGCAGCGGGACCGACACGATCTTGATCCGATCCGCGTCCTGCAGAAATGGGATCGCGAACGAGATGTTCTCCCAGGTACTTCGGCTCTTCTCCTCCAACACGAACGCGCCGCGGTACCCGCGAATATCTCTGGCGTACGCGGCCATCAGCGCCGCCTCGCTGTGCGGCCCCGCGCACGCGCCGCCACAGAACAGGACCCGGCTATCGACCGCACCGGAGTCGATGGAGCGCAAACCGGCCCGCACCCGCCACCGGTTCATGGCGTTGGCCCGCGCACCCGAATTGCGATACCCCAGCACCACCACGACCTCGGAATCACCGCGAGCGGACCCCACTCCGCGGCGTGCGGCGCGCCAGTTCGCCCACTCACCCCACAGCAGCACCAGCACGAGACCGCCGACCGTCAGCCGAGTCCGTTTCCGCATCGGATCAGCCAAGCACACCAGTGATCAGGAATCGAGAAGCCCTGGGACCCTCCGCGCGCCTACCGTAATTCTCATGTGCAACACACCTTTTGAACCGCCCCGCCCGGCCTCCCTGGCTCTGCAGTACGTCCAGATCACGGTCCTCGATTTCGACGAGTCCCTGGCCTTCTACCGCGACGCCCTGGGCCTGGAACTCGTCAACGACCTCGGTTCCGGCGACAAACGCTGGGTCAACCTCACCAGCCCCACCCAGCCCGGCCTGGAATACGTCCTGTCCCGCCCGCACGCCGGCCGCTCCAAGGAAGACGGCGATGCCCTGCAGGCCGTCCTCGTCAAGGGCATCCTCCCGATGCTCGTCTTCACCACCGACGACCTCGACGCCACCTTCGAACGCGTCAAAGCCTCCGGCGCCGAAGTTCTCCAGGAACCCGTCGACCGCCCCTGGGGCCCCCGCGACTCCGCCTTCCGCGACCCGTCGGGCACCACAGTCCGCATCCAGCAGGGCGAAGTCCGCCGCCGCCCGAAGAAGACCGCCCCCACTTCGTGAATCACCCCTCGATGACAACCTTGCTTTCTTCGCCCGGCGCGATGAACGGCAGCAGCGCTTCCGCCTCGGCCCGCACCGCTACCTCGTCGGCGCTGGGCAGCGGATGCCAGGGGGTGATGCGCAGGGTGGCGCCGTCGAGGGCCCAGCGGCCGTGCACGAAGCCGTCCACCAGGTACATGGGAACACCGGCCGAGGCTTCCTTCGCGATGCTCTGCCGGTCTTCCTCGGCGATGATGCGGCGGCGATCCTTGTGGCCGAGGACCGCGTTGTCGAAGGCGGGGAGGAAGCGGACCGGGACCTCCAGGTCGGGGTCGGCCAGCGGGGCGTCAGGGAGATCGAAGAGCACCTTGTGCTGGTCGTCGGTGAAAACTGTTAGTTCCGACCGCATTCCGTCGATGACCTCGGCCAGTTTGGTGGTGCCGGACCAGGCTTGCATGTCGGCCACGGTGGCCGGGCCGAAGGCGGCCAGGTAGCGGCGGATCATTTGTCGCGGGTCGGCCGGGGTCAGCGGCGTGCCGATCCATTCGTCGGCGAGGCTGACCGTGACGTAGCGGTTGCGCCAGCGGCCCCAGGAGCCGGTTTCGGCGCTGTGCGCCAGCGGGACCATGACTTCTACCGATTCGGCGAGCCTGCGGACGTGCCGCTCCGGGAAGTGTTCGGCGAGCAGCTTGCCGAAATCGCTGCGGGACAACGCCTTACCGGATAGGAGCTCGCGGCCGGTGGCCGCCAGCCGGACCAGATCGACGCCTTCGATTTCCTCGCGGTAGTAGGCCGCTTTCAGCATCGCATCGATCCAGGGCTGCACGGTGGGACGCAGCCAGCTGAAATCCTCGGCCGTGGCCAGGTGGACCGTGCGGCGAATCATGGTGGAGCGCACCAGTTTCCGGTCTTGCAGCAGGGATTCCAGGTCGGCGTGGGCGAAATCGGCCAGCCGCGTCCACAATCCGACGTAGGGCCAGTTCGGTTCCTGGCCCTGGACCGCCACGAGATGCCGGACCAGCTCCAGCGGCGTGAGCTCGACCCGCTCGGCCAGCATCTGGCGCACCAGCAGCGTCCGGTTCAATTCCCGCAGCGATAGTTCGGTCATAGTTCCATCCTGGCTCAGACCACCGACATATTCGCAGTCGAACTCAGGGCGCGGCCGGCTCCATCCGCAGCGGCACCCCGATCCGATTCCACAGGTTGATCATGGCGGTCACCGCGACCAGACCCGCGCGGGCGTCTTCCTCGAAGTGCTTCTCGACGCCGGCCCACACCTCGTCGGTCACACCGTGCGGCCCGAGCGTGGTCACCTCCTCGGCGTAGGCGAGCGCGGCCTTCTCGGCATCGGTGAACTTCACCGACTCCCGCCAGGCGTTCAGGTAGTAGATGCGCTGCTCGGTTTCGCCGTGCAGCCGGGCATCGGTGGTGTGCATGTCGATGCAGAACAGGCAGCCGTTGATCTGGGAAACCCGGATCTTGACCAGTTCCCGGACGGTGGCGTCGAGCGGCCCGCGGCGAATCGCCATCTCGGCGTCGTACCAGCCTTTATAGACCTCGGGGGCGAGTCCGGGCAGGTTCAGGCGAGGCATAGGATGTCCTTTCGTCGGTCTTCACCAGCTAGACGACACAGCCCTGGCAAATGTGACACGCGCCTAAGAGTCCGGCAAGCATCGTTCCCGGTCGGGCAGGTCATCACAGGGTGCGTTGCCGAAAGCGCGCAGCACCTCCTGGCCGGTCTGCTCGGTCAGGAACCGCAGGAACGCCGCCGCCAGCGAGTCGCCGGGCGGGTCACCGTAGCTGTAGGCGTACTCCACGCCCCAGAACGGATAGGTCCGGGTGATCGCGGCATCCCGGTCGGCTCGGACGCCGGCGATGGTGACCGGCACCACGTCGGCCTTGCTCGCCTCGGCGAACGCGCTGTAGCCGATCGCGCCGGGCAGTTCGGCGACGGCCGCGATCATGTCGCTGGTCACCTGCACGTCGCAGTGCTCGGGTTTCGTACCGATCAAATCCTTGATGCCGGTGCAGCTCACGTGCCGACGCGGCGGCTGCTGGGCGGCGTCGAGGAGTCGCCGATCGAAGGTGTCACGGGTACCCGAGCCGGGCAGCCGGTTCACCAGCACCACTGGGATATCCCTGCCGCCCACCTCTTTCCAGTTGGTGATCCGATCCTGATAGAGGTCACGCACCTGCGCGACGGTGAGGTCGCGCACCCCCACATCCTTGTGCACGATCACCGAGAACAGCGCCACCGCCAGCGCCCGATGCCGCAACGCCGGATACGCGACGCCTTTCGAGCCGTCGCTGATCGCCAGCAATTCACGATTGTCCTTGCCCTGCACCGTGACTCGATCCAGACCGCGCTCGGTACCTTCGAATCCGAATTCGAATTCCGCACGCGTGCACCGTTTCGCGTACTGCGCCGCCGCCTCCCGGACGACCGGTTCGAAGGCCGAGGATCCGACCAGGGTGAGCCGGCCCGTCGCGCAGTCCGCCGGCGCCGGTTCCGGCTCGAACACCGCGACCGCGAACTGCACGACGATCACCAGCACCAGAAACGCCACGAGCGCCAGCATCATGCGCGAAATCCCGGTCCGGCTCTCGGTTTCGGTGACCCGCCCACGCTTGAGG encodes:
- a CDS encoding sensor histidine kinase KdpD: MKRGQLRIYLGAAPGVGKTYAMLGEAHRRLERGRDVVAAVVETHGRPKTAGLLEGLERIPPKLVSYRGTELPELDVEAVLARHPQVVLVDELAHTNAPGSEHEKRWQDVEELLAAGIDVVSTVNVQHLESLNDVVEQITGIQQQETVPDAVVRGADQVELVDITPEALRRRMSHGNVYKAEKVDAALRNYFRPGNLTALRELALLWLADQVDSALAKYRADHKITELWEARERVVVAVTGGPESETVVRRASRIATKSSADLVLVHVVRGDGLAGVSTERLHRLRELAASLNSSLHTVTGDDVPTALLEFAREVNATQLVLGTSRRSRWARIFDEGIGSAVVQRSGKIDVHMVTHEQANSGARRLPFSAKQPVTAWIGALLIPLLVCGICMLLDRVLELGGLSALFFVGVVAVALLGGVVPAVFSALLSGMLLNWFFAPPRYSLTISEPDSFVTVAVLLIVAVAVAALVEVSAKQTRQARKASRQAELLTMFSGAVLYGADLPKLLEQIRETYGQKSVSMLCGDRVIAGTGENPPQRVTDADTTIEAGDASSLLLLSGRTIESGDRPVLNAVANQAAALVRQARLAEEAGAAAALLEADRLRRALLSAVSHDLRTPLAGAKAAVSSLRSDDIEFSTEDTAELLETIEESVDQLTALVGNLLDSSRLAVGVVTPQLRQVYMDEVAHRALVSVGMGARGLRRAAMNRVRVEVGEVSVRADPGLLERVLANLVDNALRHSPRDTPVRVTAETTGNRVSIAVVDTGPGVAPGSEEQLFEPFQRLGDRDNTTGVGLGLSVVRGFVEAMGGTVHAEPTPGGGLTMLVDLPADDSSAAAATGEFVELRGGSVRAARNRQ
- a CDS encoding potassium-transporting ATPase, with protein sequence MEVVEFMSVVVFTVVTVAVFALLGLIQRGVERL
- the kdpF gene encoding K(+)-transporting ATPase subunit F, whose translation is MIANLIGLILAIGVAIYMVAALLFPERF
- the kdpA gene encoding potassium-transporting ATPase subunit KdpA, which produces MNTTTAGIVFLASLVLALVLVHKPFGDYMYRVYNSSKHSRAERVVYRLIGVQPEVEQTWPVYARSVLAFSAISVFFLYFFLLLQGHLPWHLDDPGTPMTAGLAWNTAISFVTNTNWQNYAGESTLGHLVQMGGLAVQNFVSAAVGMSVAMALVRGFARRHTGELGNFWVDLVRGTLRILLPIAFVSALVLVAGGVVQNFHLHDQVAQTLGGATQTIPGGPVASQEVIKELGTNGGGFYNTNSAHPFENPDTWINWIEIFLILLISFSLPRTFGRMVGSPKQGYAIAAVMGTLALLSVTLMNVFQLQHHGTVPTAAGAAMEGVEQRFGVSNSATFASATTLTSTGAVDSFHDSYTSLGGMMAMFNMQLGEIAPGGVGSGLYGMLILAVITVFIAGLMVGRTPEYLGKKITPREIKLAAAYFLISPLIVLVGTAVAMAMPGQRAAMLNSGPHGLSEVLYAFISAANNNGSAFAGLSANTDWYNTALGLAMAFGRFLPIIFVLALAGSLAQQGQTPESIGTLPTHRPQFVGMVVGVTFILVALTFLPALALGPLAEGIH
- the kdpB gene encoding potassium-transporting ATPase subunit KdpB — protein: MSSTAVEEAETTAQKPRNEKSGLLDPKMMLKSLPDAIRKLDPRTLWRNPVMLIVELGAVWATVLAIAQPSFFAWAIVVWLWLTVIFANLAEAVAEGRGKAQADSLRKAKTDTVARRLVNWSPGASAQEESVAAPELRRGDYVVVEAGQIIPGDGDVVEGIASVDESAITGESAPVIRESGGDRSAVTGGTTVLSDRIVVQITQEPGASFIDKMIALVEGASRQKTPNEIALNILLAALTLIFVFAVVTLQPLAIYAKQNNPGVADALALDGNGITGIALVSLLVCLIPTTIGALLSAIGIAGMDRLVQRNVLAMSGRAVEAAGDVNTLLLDKTGTITLGNRQASAFDPVPGVTEAELADAAQLSSLADETPEGRSIVVYAKAAYGLRERSPGELTHADWVEFTAQTRMSGVDVDSRQLRKGAASAVTEWVRAQGGSVPPELGAIVDGISASGGTPLVVGEAVDGTARVLGVIHLKDVVKQGMRERFDEMRRMGIRTVMITGDNPLTAKAIADEAGVDDFLAEATPEDKLALIKSEQDGGRLVAMTGDGTNDAPALAQADVGVAMNTGTSAAKEAGNMVDLDSDPTKLIEIVEIGKQLLITRGALTTFSIANDIAKYFAIIPALFVALFPGLGLLNVMRLHSPQSAILSAVIFNALVIIALIPLALRGVNYTPSNASKLLSRNLLIYGLGGIVAPFIGIKLIDLIVQHLPGMS